The following are encoded together in the Gammaproteobacteria bacterium genome:
- a CDS encoding NusG domain II-containing protein has translation MKHRKDTTNDTSPRMTRADFLVLAGGVALNALLFWRLWRPGRQGSSITLTTGDGRKRRFSLAQQRTLKVGGPLGDSVIRIEYGRARFVSSPCRNKDCVHYGWISNQNDMAACLPNKVLIAVQGGDEGFDAINS, from the coding sequence ATGAAACACCGCAAGGACACGACCAACGACACCTCCCCGCGCATGACCCGCGCGGACTTCCTGGTGCTCGCCGGCGGGGTGGCCCTCAACGCCCTGCTGTTCTGGCGCCTGTGGCGCCCGGGCAGACAGGGCAGCAGCATCACCCTCACCACGGGCGACGGCAGGAAGCGCCGGTTTTCGCTCGCCCAGCAGCGCACCCTCAAGGTCGGCGGCCCGCTGGGCGACAGCGTCATCCGCATCGAGTACGGCCGCGCGCGCTTCGTGTCATCCCCCTGCCGCAACAAGGATTGCGTGCACTACGGCTGGATCAGCAACCAGAACGACATGGCTGCCTGCCTGCCGAACAAGGTCCTGATCGCAGTGCAGGGCGGCGACGAGGGCTTCGACGCCATCAACTCCTGA
- a CDS encoding metal ABC transporter permease — MPDILTQTFMQHAVLAALLVSLACGVIGVLVVVNRLVFLAGGVAHSAYGGVGLAFYTGLPVLPTTGLFTGGAALLLGLLTRRRRERSDTLIGVLWAGGMAFGIILLNLTPGYNTDLMSYLFGSILTVTTRDLWLMLAADVLILALTLYYFRDILSFSFDPDFARSRGIPVDGLHLMLLVMIAEAVVMMIQVVGLILVIALLTIPPYLAERHTRTLHGMMVAAGLWSALFCLLGLWAAYLFDLSSGASIIAVACLGFLLIAGIMQLRRRLARIEPSAPVPVRTDEG, encoded by the coding sequence ATGCCTGACATCCTCACCCAGACCTTCATGCAGCACGCCGTACTGGCCGCGCTGCTGGTCAGCCTGGCCTGCGGGGTGATCGGGGTGCTGGTGGTCGTGAACCGTCTGGTGTTTCTGGCGGGCGGCGTCGCCCACTCGGCCTACGGCGGCGTGGGGCTGGCCTTTTACACCGGGCTGCCGGTTCTGCCCACCACGGGACTGTTCACGGGGGGCGCGGCCCTGCTGCTCGGCCTGCTGACCCGGCGGCGGCGCGAACGCAGCGACACCCTTATCGGCGTACTCTGGGCCGGCGGCATGGCGTTCGGCATCATCCTGCTCAACCTCACCCCCGGCTACAACACCGACTTGATGAGCTACCTGTTCGGCAGCATCCTCACCGTCACCACGCGCGACCTGTGGCTCATGCTCGCCGCGGACGTGCTGATCCTGGCGCTCACGCTGTATTACTTCCGCGATATTCTGTCCTTTTCCTTCGATCCCGATTTCGCGCGTTCGCGCGGCATCCCGGTGGACGGGCTGCACCTGATGCTGCTGGTGATGATCGCCGAGGCCGTGGTCATGATGATCCAGGTCGTGGGGCTGATCCTGGTCATTGCCCTGCTCACCATTCCGCCCTATCTCGCGGAACGGCATACGCGCACCCTGCACGGCATGATGGTCGCGGCCGGTCTGTGGAGCGCGCTGTTCTGCCTGCTCGGCCTGTGGGCGGCCTATCTGTTCGACCTCAGTTCCGGTGCCAGCATCATCGCGGTCGCCTGCCTCGGCTTCCTGCTGATCGCCGGGATCATGCAGCTGCGGCGGCGGCTTGCGCGCATCGAACCCTCGGCGCCGGTTCCGGTCAGAACCGATGAGGGCTGA
- a CDS encoding ABC transporter ATP-binding protein: MASPIIRIKDLSFAYNGDPVLEAVELSVEMGDFLAIVGPNGGGKTTLLRLILGLLKPRTGRIEVFGQPPGRTAEEVGYVPQHSNLAPGFPARVEEVVLMGLPHGPRHGPRFWHDERERAARAMQRAGVAELAGRRLDELSGGQRQRVLVARALITEPRLLLLDEPLANIDPYGRQCIVETLTGLGRETTIVMVSHDLGITANAVTGIAAVNRFLIQTRGQSLTPEMLSLMYGVHEAGCPMHDHMHDLAHQLDSPQPGHHDHA; the protein is encoded by the coding sequence GGACCTCAGCTTCGCCTACAACGGCGACCCCGTGCTCGAGGCCGTCGAACTCAGCGTCGAGATGGGAGACTTTCTGGCGATCGTCGGCCCCAACGGGGGTGGCAAGACCACCCTGCTGCGCCTCATCCTGGGACTGCTCAAACCCCGCACGGGGCGCATCGAAGTCTTCGGGCAGCCGCCGGGACGAACCGCCGAAGAGGTCGGCTACGTGCCCCAGCACAGCAATCTGGCACCCGGCTTCCCGGCACGCGTGGAAGAGGTCGTGCTCATGGGCCTGCCGCACGGCCCGCGCCACGGGCCGCGTTTCTGGCATGACGAGCGGGAACGCGCGGCGCGTGCCATGCAACGCGCCGGGGTGGCCGAACTGGCCGGGCGGCGCCTGGACGAGTTGTCCGGCGGTCAGCGCCAGCGCGTGCTCGTCGCCCGGGCGTTGATCACCGAACCCCGCCTGCTGTTGCTGGACGAACCCCTGGCGAACATCGACCCCTACGGCCGCCAGTGCATCGTCGAGACCCTCACCGGCCTGGGTCGCGAAACCACCATCGTCATGGTCAGCCACGACCTGGGCATCACCGCCAACGCGGTCACCGGCATCGCCGCCGTCAACCGCTTCCTGATCCAGACCCGGGGACAGTCGCTGACCCCCGAGATGCTGAGCCTCATGTACGGGGTGCACGAGGCCGGCTGCCCGATGCACGATCACATGCACGACCTCGCCCACCAGCTCGACAGCCCGCAACCGGGACATCACGACCATGCCTGA